The following nucleotide sequence is from Coffea eugenioides isolate CCC68of chromosome 3, Ceug_1.0, whole genome shotgun sequence.
ATTCTTTGCATCATTGTGGACAGGCGGGACCCGAGTTAATAGCATCATAAACAGAACTATCATCATTAGATCTAACCAAGCCGCAAGCATAATATTATACAGTATCACACTAAAGCAAGTCGTGTTTCTCTCTGGAATTCTCCATCCTCTCAATGACATTAACTCCTGTCGATGTACTTGTGGCACATGAAGACCGTATATCATATTACAAGTTACAAATTTAATTAGATCAGAATTTGGGCGAAAGAAAACAAAGCTATGACCTTAAGCTTACATGACTTTCACCAGAAATAAGAACGTGGAAATAAAACCGTAAGAAATAGatcacaaatatatatatatatagacacacacatacATGCATACAAATACATGTGCGCACACACACATATGGGTTTTACTGTTAGTGGTTATTTATATTAACGTTTGATAAAAATTATCACctattaaatccaaaatttttaaggcgattattaaaaaataaattaacaacaAAATTGCGGAAGCATACCTGAATTCATGTTGATAAACTAGTACTTGAATCCTTAAAGATTTTAGGATAACCTTTCAGGTCAACACGTAATTGTTATTCCCTTGAAAAAAAACCCTTTAATTTCTCTTTGGTGTCTTTCCTAACAATGGGATATCAGAAAAGAACTATTTTGTGGTACTAGAAAATACTACAATAAGAATACGTGTGATTTGGAAACCATAACCTTATTTATAGATAAACTTTTATGTTACCTTTTGGATTCCTATTTcaacccatcatagaaatagaaattaCCCTTAAATCTCTAGATATTAAAGGCCACATCCTATTTAATacattaaattttaaattataattaATCACTTTAATTAAATTTAGCCTTACTTGATAGTTTGcaacacataattattcacatataaatcCAACAAATCATTATAAAAACAAAACACTAGGTATAGATGAGTCTAATTGAACAAAATCCATACATTCTCAAATTAAACAACATAGATGAGTCTAATTTTActagattttaaaaaaaaataaagtatacAAACTAACTTAgcgaaaacaaaagaaatacgACCCAAACATCCAAATTTTGACTCCAAAATCATCGTCATCTCATCTCTATTGCCCATCATACTCTTCATTGCCATCAATGGAACCTCTATGTTAAAATTATTCAGATATTCATATCCCTCAACTTTGCCATCATCTTCACCATTTAAAAAGTGTAATGAGAGCATCCACAATGGTTTACACTCTTTAGAGTGTAATCCACATGCCACGTCAACATTCTATTTTCTCCTCTTTTATTACACTTCCACTCATAATGGATTACACTCCACAAAATATAATAGCATGGGTCcacaattaaatcaaatattcattttaataatgcataactcatatcccataaataaataaagtaatttttaaaaataatttttttatctttaaaaaataaagtattaactttctttaattttttttgggaaaatcgccaatttagtccctatactTTTTTTCGTCGATTTAGTCCCTATACATTATTTATAGCCAATttaatccctaaacttatatttcGATTCCAATTAAAGAGCTTAGCGGCGGCGCCACCGCATAATTTCCATCAGCTTCCCAATCGAATACCCCAAAAGGGTTATTTTAGGGACTTCCATTCTGGAGGCTTAACCAAAATTAATCGAAACAAAAGTCTTATGAGAAATACCCACTCAAAacccaaaatgaaaacaaaaaaaaattgttggaCAAAAATTTCTTGCTCAGCTCTCACAGTAGAGGGGTGGTGGCCTGTTTAGCCAACCAATGCAGCACCTTCAACCCATCCTCGAATGCAGCCGGATACCGATTCTCAAGGGCTAACCTGTAACCAACAGCCAACACAATGACATCACACGCCTTGGCAATCCGCCTGCAAAACAAATCATTCGCCACCAAAGCATTGCTCCCACTCACGAACCCTCCATCGTGAAACTGCAACATGACGGgcaatttttgacaatttttgtttccaagattATATCCTCCGTAAATCCCACTATCCGATTTCAAATTGACATCGTCACTGCTACAGCCATAGCTATTTCTCCGATGATTTTGATTCCGGATGGTCACTGTCGGCGTCGTGGTAGTGACTCCATTGGCAGAGCCATAGCTGTTTCGCCGGAGAAGAAGTTGGTTCGGATCGGATCTGGGATCAGAATAATCGAATGATCGAATATCCTTAGCCCTTGATTTGATGGATTGGGACTTGAAAGCAAAATCGTGGCAGGAGTCAGGAAGAAAGATTCGAGGGGCGAGAGAGGTCAAGGGGTCGATGTGGATGTCCTTGGTAGCAACTCCGTTGCTTCAGCATAAACTTAAAATAGATGTTGTACCATTTCAAACCGACGCTCGGCATTTCCCTAATTCTAATCTTTATCTCTATAACAAAGACATGTTTACCGCCACAACCCAGGGAAAATACCGATTTTCCGACGGAAAAGATTAAATTGAGCTGACTAGATTCGAAACTCCGATTCACAACATCCAAGTGAAGTCAAGAATTGAATCTCGGGTTCTGAGAAACGGCAAGATtgcacctttttttttgggtttagtttttcttttgggaAGCAGGTTGCCGTCCAAACCGATTATTGGAgtagagagagggagagggagggagAAAGGTGGCAAAAAAAGACGGTGGCTGGAGAAGATTACAAATTTATCATCGTTATCATTTTCATGGAATGGCATACTTACTTACTTACCACTACTCGTATTTAGTATCTCCTTTCTTTTAGTATCTCGTTTCTTCAATCAACAACAGCAGTAAGGAGCAAATAGTAGCACAAACATTGGATGCATTCAGATTTTTTAGTGAGAACTATTCAAAAATTCTTCCAAGATTCGAAAGAAAGCCACCAGGCGACCACCCCTCTTCTGTGAGAGCTGAGCAAGCAATTTTTgtccaagaaatttttttgttttcattgtGGGTTTTGGGTGGGTATTTCGCATAAGACTTTTGTTTCAGTTAATTTTGGTTAAGGCTCCAGAATGGAAGTCTCTAAAATACCCCTTCTGGGTTGTTCGATTGGGAAGCTGATGGAAATTATGTAGTGGCGCCGCTGCTAAGCTCCTTGATTGGAACCAaaatataagtttagggattaaattggctataaataatgtatagggactaaattgataaaaaaaaagtttaaggactaaattggcgattttcccaattttttaccttttgaattttttattttctaaaaataatattattaattCTAAGTTTgaacaatatatttttttctatctctcaaaaataatatattgttattttttgaaaaataattatgcaaAACATTAAACAAATATGTGATACCTCAAATGTGAAGATATCATAAAAATCCATACTTAATTAATAATTCTTTATGTAATTAGTTGAACTCCATAACATAAtattacaaaatttaaatcaaataaaatacaaataataacaaaatgaatAGACCCACCTATTACACGCATCATCAGAATGATGCGTGTAATAGGCATTACACAACAACAATGGGTGGCCGTGTAATGGACCCATATTTTGTCAGACATTGCATTCTTTTATACTCTGTTGGAGATGCTCTAAAGAACTATTAAAGGAAGATATTGAAAACAAAATAGGAGTAAGAAATGGCAGTAATTGGATAATCAGAGGCTATAGGAGAGGAGAAGAGAGTGTGCAATTCGAGGGTTTTTTACTCGATTTTACTCTTTCTAATTTTCACTATTTCTCCTACCTGACAGCCTGACAGCTTGGTTTTACCTTTCTGTCACTTTGTTGATATTCATATAGTTCTATTCCCTGCTCACGTTTCCTTTTAGGCAATCAAACTGATTTGGTTTGGGATGAAGTTTATGGGTATGTTTGTTtggactgaaaatattttcccgaaaaggttttccagaatttctggTGTTTGGAAGCAAAAGAGGTTGGAAAATTATTTCagctggaaaatgttttcaCGCCACCGGGTGTAAAATGACTTCCACAACAATTTTCCTGAAGTTAATTTCCGACGGCTTCAGGACTCATGAAAAAGGAGCTGGTGAGagttgtagaagttttttaacttCTCTGTCTTTGAATGCTTTGTCAAGTGTCCTCCGTAAGACTATCAAATCTCACTTCCGCTTCCAGATTCGTACTTTGCCACAGCCAAGTTATCTCTTCTATTTGAATAAATCAACTTACAAGATTCCGCTGAACAATACAGCACCAGTgaacttttttcattttctccaCGAAAAACAAGAAGGCCAGCCATGAAGATGATGAAGGCCGTGAAGATGCTCAAGTTCTGGTCAAGaaagcagaagaagaagaagaataagaagaagaagGCATTGTTCATTGAtaacccaccaccaccaccatgcCATTGTCAGTACCAATATTACTGTCCGCCGTATGAGCCCTCTGCCCCACCATTACCAACattatcatcttcatcatcatggGTTGAGTACGATCACGAGGCTCAAAACACCGTCTATGCAAACTCTAAGTTCATCTCATTTACCTCATCAAACCCAGCTCAAGTTCAAGATCCCGCA
It contains:
- the LOC113766480 gene encoding probable carboxylesterase 16 gives rise to the protein MGPLHGHPLLLCNAYYTHHSDDACNSNGVATKDIHIDPLTSLAPRIFLPDSCHDFAFKSQSIKSRAKDIRSFDYSDPRSDPNQLLLRRNSYGSANGVTTTTPTVTIRNQNHRRNSYGCSSDDVNLKSDSGIYGGYNLGNKNCQKLPVMLQFHDGGFVSGSNALVANDLFCRRIAKACDVIVLAVGYRLALENRYPAAFEDGLKVLHWLAKQATTPLL
- the LOC113766481 gene encoding uncharacterized protein LOC113766481, producing MKMMKAVKMLKFWSRKQKKKKNKKKKALFIDNPPPPPCHCQYQYYCPPYEPSAPPLPTLSSSSSWVEYDHEAQNTVYANSKFISFTSSNPAQVQDPAFGPQDFGSVPQPRPQDPTMPAAASITSYQQYMVPNPAYGVPLLPQVRRERRGGAFECMFAFGAHLFRCFFPCFHIREAKR